Proteins encoded together in one Chitinophaga lutea window:
- a CDS encoding DUF6691 family protein produces MKNLKYLFIGMLFGIILVKSEVISWFRIQEMFRLESFHMYGVIGSAVITGILGVLLIRKLGIRTLSGETIVIPKKPFTKGNIFGGLIFGLGWAITGACPGPLFAQVGSGFTVVIVTLLSAIAGTWVYGLIREKLPH; encoded by the coding sequence ATGAAAAATCTGAAATACCTTTTCATCGGCATGCTCTTCGGCATCATCCTCGTCAAATCCGAAGTGATTTCGTGGTTCCGCATCCAGGAAATGTTCCGCCTCGAATCGTTCCACATGTACGGGGTGATCGGCAGTGCCGTGATAACGGGCATCCTGGGCGTGCTGCTCATCCGCAAGCTGGGCATCCGCACGCTCTCCGGCGAAACCATCGTGATACCGAAAAAACCTTTCACGAAGGGCAACATCTTCGGCGGTCTCATCTTCGGGCTGGGCTGGGCCATCACCGGCGCGTGCCCGGGCCCGCTGTTCGCCCAGGTCGGGAGCGGATTCACCGTGGTGATCGTGACCCTGCTCAGCGCGATTGCCGGCACCTGGGTGTACGGACTGATCCGGGAGAAACTCCCGCATTAA